In one Chitinophaga sancti genomic region, the following are encoded:
- a CDS encoding cation-translocating P-type ATPase, with the protein MKQANISSQKFPGIKTQDLPALQREYGPNLVKAKRNNMLISLLANLFTEPMFLCLILASILYLVLNSPKDAITMLIALIIISAISIYEDIKSKNAISALREYTDPLITVIRNGIQTKIPVIEILPTDITLLQEGDVIPADGEVLISNDLSTNEAMLTGESFPVYKSAGGDKFIYQGTTINSGSCTARITATGKNTQLGKLKLSLHTQDNTQTLMQQQTRSIMYKLATAGILGFILIFINQFLRTENLVFSLLSALTIAMVAIPEEIPLAFSSFMALGAYQMSRSGIICKKPQVIEDLGIMTYLCLDKTGTLTENRMKIAMIYNHRTAQLSAVNPAPSPTNHDLFYVAFLASELNPYDQMEQVIHKYFAHFNTGKYQLPALIHEYNLEGTPPMMTHVYNINHKLIASAKGAAERILQVCGIQDDLIAGYLDQMGEMGFRVLGVASAAADDKAPIPASQDNWHWQFEGLIAFQDPIRNEATGVIKQLAAAGIRSLLLTGDHKTTAISIAREAGINDNHQAISGNEVMDMNKTDLYNHLQTTSVFYRMFPDAKLKVIETLRASNEITGMTGDGVNDAPALKAAHIGIAMGMKGSDTARQAADLVITDDDLAKLPVAVEQGRKININLRKAIRYIIAIHIPIILTTTLPTLLFLKGTPLFLPIHIITLELMMTPICSIFYEKDPVDPAYMKLPPQRKMKELLSSGEILISSLLGITITAGTMILFYFYLPRLPLAEVRTIIFVTLLFANVFLTFSNRSFNRSILHTMRIQNPLYAWLLLFVTVSIAAILFIPQVISFYDQAMLSPLRILTCLGMAFVSIAWFEVYKLIKSL; encoded by the coding sequence ATGAAACAAGCTAATATTTCATCTCAGAAATTTCCAGGTATCAAAACCCAGGACCTGCCCGCTTTACAAAGGGAATATGGCCCTAACCTCGTGAAGGCAAAAAGAAATAACATGCTGATAAGTTTGCTGGCTAACTTATTTACAGAGCCCATGTTCTTATGCCTCATCCTCGCCAGCATATTATACCTGGTACTAAATAGCCCGAAGGATGCCATTACGATGCTTATTGCGCTGATCATCATCTCTGCAATTTCTATTTATGAAGATATTAAAAGTAAAAATGCTATCAGTGCGCTCAGGGAATATACGGACCCCCTGATTACAGTAATCAGGAATGGTATTCAAACAAAGATCCCCGTAATTGAAATATTGCCCACAGACATCACCTTGCTACAGGAAGGTGATGTAATTCCGGCAGATGGAGAAGTACTTATATCAAACGATCTCAGCACCAACGAAGCCATGCTGACCGGGGAATCATTCCCCGTATATAAATCTGCAGGCGGAGATAAATTCATCTACCAGGGCACGACCATTAATTCAGGTAGTTGTACAGCCAGGATAACTGCCACCGGGAAAAACACCCAACTGGGTAAACTAAAATTATCCCTACATACGCAGGATAATACCCAAACACTCATGCAGCAGCAAACCAGGAGTATTATGTACAAGTTGGCTACCGCCGGCATTTTGGGCTTTATCCTCATTTTCATCAATCAATTCCTGCGTACCGAAAACCTGGTCTTCAGCCTGCTCTCTGCATTGACCATTGCCATGGTTGCAATACCGGAAGAAATACCCCTTGCTTTTTCATCATTTATGGCGTTGGGCGCTTATCAGATGAGCCGCTCCGGCATCATCTGCAAAAAGCCGCAGGTAATAGAGGACCTCGGTATTATGACCTACCTCTGCCTGGACAAAACCGGTACACTTACCGAAAACAGGATGAAAATTGCCATGATCTATAACCATAGAACAGCGCAGCTATCAGCGGTCAATCCAGCGCCTTCTCCTACAAACCACGATTTGTTTTACGTAGCTTTCCTGGCCAGCGAACTGAATCCTTATGATCAGATGGAACAGGTCATTCATAAATATTTCGCCCACTTCAATACAGGGAAATACCAGCTACCGGCATTAATACACGAATATAACCTGGAAGGTACTCCCCCTATGATGACGCACGTATATAATATCAATCACAAGCTCATAGCCTCCGCAAAAGGCGCGGCAGAAAGAATTCTACAGGTTTGCGGTATACAGGATGACCTTATAGCAGGCTACCTGGATCAAATGGGGGAAATGGGATTTCGGGTACTGGGAGTAGCCAGTGCAGCAGCAGATGATAAAGCGCCTATTCCTGCTTCACAGGACAACTGGCACTGGCAGTTCGAAGGCCTGATCGCATTCCAGGACCCTATCAGGAATGAGGCCACCGGCGTGATTAAACAACTGGCAGCAGCAGGCATCAGATCCCTCCTCCTCACCGGCGATCATAAAACAACTGCAATCAGCATAGCCAGGGAAGCGGGTATCAATGATAATCACCAGGCCATATCAGGTAACGAGGTGATGGATATGAATAAAACAGATCTTTATAATCATCTTCAAACTACCTCTGTATTTTACAGGATGTTCCCGGATGCAAAATTAAAAGTCATTGAAACGTTAAGAGCATCCAATGAAATAACAGGAATGACAGGTGATGGCGTAAATGATGCACCTGCTTTAAAGGCAGCGCATATCGGCATTGCTATGGGCATGAAAGGCAGTGATACCGCCAGGCAGGCTGCGGACCTGGTGATTACTGACGACGACCTCGCAAAATTGCCAGTTGCCGTAGAGCAGGGCAGAAAAATTAACATCAATCTCAGGAAAGCCATCCGGTATATCATTGCTATTCATATCCCCATTATCTTAACCACCACATTGCCTACTTTATTATTTTTAAAAGGTACTCCCCTCTTTCTGCCTATTCACATTATAACCCTGGAACTGATGATGACTCCTATCTGTTCTATATTTTACGAAAAAGATCCGGTAGACCCGGCCTACATGAAACTGCCACCACAAAGAAAAATGAAAGAACTGCTCAGTTCAGGGGAGATCCTGATCAGCTCATTACTGGGCATAACAATAACAGCTGGAACCATGATACTTTTCTATTTTTACCTGCCACGGCTGCCACTGGCAGAGGTACGTACCATTATTTTCGTAACCTTATTGTTTGCCAATGTATTCCTGACATTTTCTAACAGGTCCTTTAATAGAAGTATCCTGCATACAATGCGTATACAAAACCCTTTATACGCCTGGTTATTGTTGTTTGTGACCGTGTCAATAGCAGCTATTCTTTTTATCCCCCAGGTTATTTCTTTTTATGATCAGGCGATGTTATCCCCGCTACGGATTCTTACCTGCTTAGGAATGGCCTTCGTGAGTATTGCATGGTTTGAGGTATACAAACTGATAAAGTCACTATAA
- the glgP gene encoding alpha-glucan family phosphorylase: MRSPNYELLNPDYLFEVSWEVCNKVGGIYTVISTKASLVQQLFGDRYILIGPDLIRHEAKTPGFIEDNSIFYRWKAQAETEGLHIKTGRWDLEGSPILILVDFSSFYNKKNEIFGDLWTRYRLDSISGQWDYIDPALFGYAAGAVIHSYYNFHLNATDHIIAHFHEWMTGAGILYIEKYVPQIATLFTTHATVLGRAIAGSGISPDAIQPETQAAAFHLTAKHSLEKNAAMNADCFCSVSETTAAECLAYLGKAPDVITPNGFNPPAPDMVIQHKQGARDLLINVATALLKQPISPDTILAFSAGRYEFHNKGLDILCDAMGMLKDKPLAHPIILFLFIPAGHTGPRSLPSNETGALSKILTHNLYAPEKDDICNRLLVRGLDNSNTSNVRVIFAPVYLNGDDGIFNRTYYQLLPAFDLAAFPSYYEPWGYTPMESLAYGIYTLSSDKAGFSHAVATLPEEERKGLYIVSRNHKDDSKAAADIASCIAQYINLADDERKALSKSAGYISSQFSWGKSIHKYKAAWHLALEKSVQREYLFHDKPATLPPGLLTPYIPVPQWREINIQSAPPAQLHELYHAAGNTEKNVPVTAYFCMEYGIHPALRIYAGGLGILAGDYLKTASDMNIPIIGIGLFYRQGYFKQQLTDSGQQLLLREQVDPTTLPLREVKHHCGEPLQIRLSFPGRQVAVKAWKAMVGNSILYLLDTDILANSPDDRLITAQLYPSENEYRLQQEIVLGIGGVTLLRELGHSIDVYHCNEGHAAFLTLARISQFISSSHLSFAEAAELVMSSQLFTTHTSVTAAMDRYDETLLHTYLAHLARECFISWEQLFSLGTTYDNKVFSMFSLAASTSQLINAVSNKHKEVTAQLLTRIWKDHPPIDLPLVGITNGIHFPTWVAPEWQQIFHGKGINLHNENGKWENLQQLTDAEIWGTRSAIKKRFITQLLILLSEQFKRHHYPVEKINNILALLQPGTMFIGFARRITHYKRPDLLYYDIERLTRLLSSADHPVVLIIAGKAHPADFEGQQILENIYHLTSNPHILFLEDYDLQKGQLLTQGVDCWLNLPNRGTEACGTSGMKALMNGVLNLSTPDGWWAELYSPETGWALSPDTISGNADSPDQHKVDAEEIYNLLEHHIIPLFYNRDQNNIPVGWTTMIRNAFIHSAARISSVRMMGEYSYYYKKLYEHTLALSINNFERTKSVVAWKEKIRQAWHTLKILHANPGKGEMLSSREGEMITTTITINPGILAPEEIGADVIFTPKHGDQQQQFKKELLLTQRSENCATYSAAFPLPANGEFNLAFRVYARNYLLMFKTESPFVLWA, encoded by the coding sequence ATGAGATCCCCCAATTATGAACTGCTAAACCCTGACTACCTCTTCGAAGTAAGTTGGGAAGTCTGCAACAAAGTAGGAGGAATATATACGGTGATCAGCACCAAAGCCAGTCTGGTACAGCAACTTTTTGGTGACAGATATATCCTGATCGGACCCGACCTGATCCGCCATGAAGCAAAAACGCCGGGCTTCATCGAAGACAATTCCATCTTTTACCGCTGGAAAGCACAGGCAGAAACTGAAGGCTTACATATCAAAACCGGGCGATGGGATCTCGAAGGTTCTCCCATCTTGATCCTCGTAGATTTCTCTTCCTTTTACAATAAAAAGAATGAAATTTTCGGAGATCTCTGGACCAGGTATAGACTGGACTCTATAAGCGGCCAATGGGATTATATAGATCCTGCCCTGTTTGGTTATGCTGCAGGAGCCGTCATTCACAGTTATTATAATTTCCATCTCAATGCCACCGATCACATCATCGCACATTTTCATGAATGGATGACCGGCGCAGGAATACTTTATATTGAAAAATACGTACCGCAGATAGCCACACTATTTACCACCCATGCAACGGTTCTGGGCAGGGCGATTGCAGGTAGCGGTATCTCACCCGATGCTATCCAGCCGGAGACACAGGCTGCTGCCTTCCACCTCACCGCTAAACATTCGCTTGAAAAAAATGCAGCCATGAATGCAGACTGCTTTTGTTCCGTGAGTGAGACAACGGCAGCAGAATGCCTGGCTTACCTGGGTAAAGCTCCTGACGTAATTACGCCCAACGGATTTAATCCGCCTGCCCCGGACATGGTCATCCAACATAAACAGGGAGCCCGCGATCTGCTCATAAATGTGGCTACCGCATTATTAAAACAACCCATATCCCCGGATACGATTTTAGCATTCTCCGCTGGCCGCTATGAGTTCCACAACAAAGGGCTCGACATATTATGTGATGCCATGGGCATGCTTAAAGATAAGCCGCTGGCACATCCCATTATATTATTCCTGTTTATTCCTGCAGGTCATACCGGCCCCAGGTCACTGCCATCCAATGAAACAGGTGCACTATCAAAAATCCTGACGCATAATTTATATGCGCCTGAAAAAGATGATATCTGCAATCGCCTGCTTGTACGAGGCCTGGATAATTCAAACACTTCCAATGTAAGGGTTATTTTTGCCCCGGTATATCTAAATGGTGATGATGGGATCTTTAACCGCACTTATTATCAACTTCTCCCGGCATTTGACCTGGCGGCTTTCCCTTCATATTATGAACCCTGGGGCTATACCCCGATGGAAAGCCTGGCTTATGGCATCTACACCCTTTCAAGTGATAAGGCTGGTTTTTCCCATGCTGTTGCCACACTCCCCGAAGAAGAAAGAAAAGGACTTTATATTGTAAGCCGAAATCATAAAGATGATTCCAAAGCCGCCGCAGATATTGCCAGTTGCATAGCACAGTATATCAACCTGGCCGATGATGAACGAAAGGCACTTTCAAAAAGTGCAGGTTACATCAGTAGTCAATTCAGCTGGGGAAAAAGTATCCATAAATACAAAGCAGCCTGGCACCTGGCCCTGGAAAAAAGCGTGCAACGCGAATATCTCTTTCATGACAAGCCAGCCACCCTGCCTCCCGGGCTTTTGACACCTTATATACCAGTACCTCAGTGGCGGGAGATAAATATTCAATCTGCCCCACCTGCACAACTACACGAATTATATCATGCTGCAGGTAATACAGAAAAGAATGTACCTGTCACCGCCTATTTCTGTATGGAATATGGTATCCATCCTGCGTTAAGAATATATGCGGGAGGACTGGGGATCCTTGCCGGTGATTACCTGAAAACAGCCAGCGACATGAATATCCCAATCATTGGGATCGGCTTGTTTTACAGGCAGGGATATTTTAAACAACAACTTACCGACAGCGGACAACAGCTGTTATTACGGGAACAGGTTGATCCCACCACCCTGCCACTCCGGGAGGTGAAACACCATTGCGGAGAACCATTGCAGATCAGGCTGAGTTTCCCCGGAAGACAGGTGGCCGTTAAGGCATGGAAAGCAATGGTCGGCAATAGTATCCTCTACCTCCTTGACACCGACATTCTTGCCAATTCACCTGACGATAGATTGATCACTGCCCAACTCTATCCTTCCGAAAATGAATACCGCCTGCAGCAGGAAATTGTATTGGGGATAGGCGGCGTCACCTTACTCAGGGAATTAGGACATTCTATCGATGTTTACCATTGTAATGAAGGGCATGCTGCCTTTCTTACACTGGCACGGATCAGTCAGTTCATATCCTCCTCGCACCTGTCATTTGCAGAAGCAGCCGAACTGGTCATGTCATCACAATTATTTACTACCCATACCTCGGTTACTGCCGCCATGGATAGGTATGATGAAACTTTGCTCCACACCTATCTCGCTCATCTTGCCAGGGAATGCTTCATTTCGTGGGAACAACTCTTTTCTCTCGGCACCACCTACGACAACAAGGTATTCTCCATGTTCTCCCTTGCAGCCAGCACCTCTCAGCTGATAAATGCAGTCAGCAATAAACACAAGGAAGTGACTGCGCAATTACTCACCCGGATCTGGAAAGATCACCCGCCCATTGATCTACCCCTTGTTGGTATCACCAATGGCATTCATTTCCCTACCTGGGTGGCGCCGGAATGGCAACAAATATTTCATGGAAAAGGAATCAATCTGCATAACGAAAACGGGAAATGGGAAAATCTGCAACAGCTCACAGATGCAGAGATCTGGGGCACCAGGTCCGCTATCAAAAAACGTTTTATCACACAACTGCTTATCCTGTTATCCGAACAGTTTAAACGGCACCATTACCCGGTAGAAAAAATCAATAATATCCTGGCTTTACTCCAGCCAGGCACCATGTTCATTGGCTTTGCCCGGCGCATCACGCATTACAAACGGCCGGACCTTTTATATTACGATATCGAAAGACTCACAAGACTGCTTTCATCCGCCGACCACCCTGTTGTACTGATAATAGCAGGCAAAGCCCACCCGGCAGATTTCGAAGGACAACAAATACTGGAGAACATCTATCACCTGACCAGCAACCCACATATCCTGTTCCTCGAGGATTATGATCTGCAAAAAGGTCAACTGCTGACACAGGGTGTTGACTGCTGGTTAAATCTACCTAACAGGGGTACTGAAGCCTGTGGCACCAGTGGCATGAAAGCATTGATGAACGGGGTGCTAAATCTCAGTACCCCCGATGGCTGGTGGGCAGAATTATATAGTCCAGAAACAGGATGGGCACTTTCTCCGGACACCATATCCGGCAACGCAGATTCACCTGATCAGCACAAAGTAGATGCAGAAGAGATATACAACCTGCTGGAACACCATATCATCCCACTCTTTTACAACAGGGATCAGAACAATATTCCGGTTGGCTGGACCACTATGATCAGAAATGCATTTATTCACAGTGCCGCCCGCATTTCTTCCGTAAGAATGATGGGAGAATATTCCTATTATTACAAAAAACTGTACGAACACACACTGGCATTAAGTATTAATAATTTTGAGCGAACAAAGTCAGTAGTAGCCTGGAAAGAAAAAATCCGCCAGGCATGGCATACCTTAAAAATCCTTCACGCCAACCCGGGAAAAGGGGAAATGCTTTCTTCCAGGGAAGGAGAAATGATCACCACTACGATTACAATTAACCCGGGAATCCTGGCACCGGAAGAAATAGGCGCGGATGTGATCTTTACCCCGAAACACGGAGACCAGCAGCAGCAATTTAAAAAGGAATTGCTCCTCACACAGCGAAGCGAAAACTGTGCTACCTATTCAGCAGCATTTCCGCTGCCTGCAAACGGGGAATTCAATTTAGCATTCAGGGTGTATGCCAGGAACTACCTGCTGATGTTTAAGACAGAATCCCCCTTCGTATTATGGGCATAA